A genome region from Sphingobacteriaceae bacterium GW460-11-11-14-LB5 includes the following:
- a CDS encoding RNA polymerase subunit sigma-24, producing MPTNEPQNIISTVANYGKRLFSFIRGRVNTDEDAEDILQDVWFQLSNQPEAGAIEQISGWLYRVARNKITDKYRKQKEESLEDFTFEGEDGEINFKEILLAEAYSPEEESLKKLFWDQLFLALEELPENQRYVFVQNELEERTFQELADESGENIKTLISRKGYAVKHLRNRLQNLYQEFINY from the coding sequence GTGCCAACAAACGAACCTCAAAATATCATTTCAACGGTTGCCAATTATGGTAAACGCTTATTCAGTTTCATCCGTGGAAGGGTGAATACGGATGAGGATGCAGAAGATATTTTACAGGATGTTTGGTTTCAGCTCAGCAACCAACCCGAAGCAGGTGCCATCGAGCAGATCAGTGGCTGGTTATATCGGGTGGCCAGAAATAAGATCACCGATAAATACCGCAAACAAAAAGAAGAATCGTTAGAAGATTTTACTTTCGAAGGGGAGGATGGTGAAATCAATTTTAAAGAAATTTTACTAGCTGAGGCTTACTCACCCGAAGAAGAGAGTTTAAAGAAACTATTCTGGGATCAATTGTTCTTGGCGCTTGAGGAGCTGCCCGAAAATCAACGTTATGTATTTGTTCAGAACGAACTCGAAGAACGTACCTTTCAGGAGCTGGCAGATGAGAGCGGAGAGAATATCAAAACATTAATATCAAGAAAAGGTTATGCGGTAAAACATTTGCGTAACCGCTTACAAAATTTATATCAGGAATTTATTAACTATTAA
- a CDS encoding ATP-dependent RNA helicase, translating into MNFNDFNFNPDLYEGLMAMGYKSATPIQEQAIPVILDNHDLIACAQTGTGKTASYLLPVMDKISKAADRHNNTLILAPTRELAQQIDLQVEALAYFTNISSLAVYGGGDGIAYEQQKRSMREGVDIIIATPGRLMAHLSSGVLKLEHLQHLILDEADRMLDMGFYDDIIRIISYLPKKRQTLLFSATMAPKIRTMAGKILHEPKQITISIAKPAEGIDQQAYNIHDQQKQALLTDIFKSGQYKSSIIFVSTKDKVKALFKTFKGLGIKAEAFHSDLGQKEREDILLAFKNRRLPILIGTDVLSRGIDVEGIDLVINYDVPGDPADYVHRIGRTARAATKGTAITLVNGRDKRKFDNIEKLIEKEVPRMPLPESIAAMEITHVEEKKPQHKGKKKVWHKKKKPKPSA; encoded by the coding sequence TTGAATTTTAACGACTTTAATTTTAACCCCGATTTATACGAAGGTTTAATGGCCATGGGGTATAAAAGCGCTACTCCAATACAAGAACAAGCCATCCCGGTAATTTTAGATAATCATGATCTGATTGCCTGCGCGCAAACCGGTACCGGAAAAACAGCCAGCTATTTATTACCCGTAATGGATAAAATTAGCAAAGCGGCTGACAGACATAACAATACCTTGATCCTGGCTCCAACACGTGAGCTTGCGCAACAGATTGATTTACAGGTAGAGGCGCTGGCTTATTTTACCAATATCAGTTCATTAGCAGTTTACGGCGGCGGAGATGGTATTGCCTATGAACAGCAAAAACGTTCTATGCGCGAAGGCGTAGATATTATTATTGCTACTCCGGGCAGGCTAATGGCACATTTATCTTCAGGCGTGCTAAAACTGGAACATTTGCAGCATTTGATTTTAGATGAAGCCGATAGGATGTTGGATATGGGTTTTTACGACGATATTATCCGCATTATTAGCTACCTGCCAAAGAAAAGGCAAACGCTTTTATTCTCCGCTACAATGGCACCGAAAATAAGGACTATGGCGGGCAAGATTTTGCACGAACCGAAGCAGATTACCATTTCAATTGCTAAACCTGCTGAAGGAATAGATCAACAGGCCTATAATATTCATGATCAGCAGAAACAGGCTTTATTAACCGATATTTTTAAAAGCGGACAATATAAAAGCAGCATTATTTTTGTTTCGACCAAGGATAAAGTAAAAGCTTTATTTAAAACTTTTAAAGGATTAGGCATCAAAGCCGAAGCTTTTCACTCCGATTTGGGGCAGAAAGAACGCGAAGATATTTTACTGGCTTTTAAAAACCGCAGGTTGCCAATTTTAATTGGAACGGATGTATTATCCCGCGGAATCGATGTAGAGGGAATCGACCTGGTCATCAATTATGATGTTCCCGGCGATCCGGCCGATTATGTACACAGGATTGGTCGTACCGCAAGAGCTGCAACCAAAGGAACAGCTATTACATTGGTTAACGGAAGAGATAAACGTAAATTCGATAACATTGAAAAGTTAATTGAGAAGGAAGTTCCCCGGATGCCATTGCCAGAAAGTATAGCTGCAATGGAAATTACACATGTGGAGGAAAAAAAACCGCAGCATAAAGGCAAGAAAAAGGTTTGGCACAAAAAGAAAAAACCAAAACCTTCTGCTTAA
- a CDS encoding transporter, translating into MANFILIGLCIVAGILFRKSKSLPKDAHKGINAWIIYIALPAVSFKYLPHITWTKDLLFPALAPICIWLFGWLFITLYSRIQNMSKATSGGLKLTSSLSNTSFVGFPLIVAYFSEKELAVAIICDQVTFTLLSTIGIIVAIRSSQHQKLSPKLVLKKVLTFPPLIGCVLALSLPHFINLSSLDPLFEKLAGTVGPLALFSIGLQLKFGGWFSELKHISFALLYKLILAPLVVLLLALVLGMNGMITKITIFEMAMPTLLTAGVVADQYNLNPKLSNLVVGIGILLSFMTTGLWWLVLTYSGLV; encoded by the coding sequence ATGGCAAACTTCATTCTTATCGGTTTATGCATTGTGGCGGGGATTCTTTTCAGAAAAAGTAAATCGCTTCCCAAAGATGCACACAAAGGCATTAACGCTTGGATTATCTACATTGCGCTGCCAGCAGTTTCGTTTAAATATCTGCCACATATTACCTGGACTAAAGACCTATTGTTTCCAGCACTGGCACCAATTTGTATCTGGCTATTTGGCTGGTTGTTTATCACGCTTTATAGCCGCATCCAGAATATGAGTAAAGCCACTTCAGGCGGCTTAAAACTAACCAGTTCTTTAAGTAATACTTCATTTGTAGGTTTCCCGTTAATTGTGGCCTATTTTAGTGAAAAAGAACTGGCTGTAGCCATAATCTGCGATCAGGTTACCTTTACGCTTTTGTCTACCATTGGCATTATTGTAGCCATCCGCTCATCACAGCATCAAAAGTTAAGCCCGAAACTGGTGCTGAAAAAAGTATTAACCTTTCCGCCGCTTATTGGTTGCGTTTTGGCGCTAAGCCTCCCACATTTTATTAATCTTTCTTCACTTGATCCGTTATTCGAGAAACTGGCTGGTACGGTTGGGCCGCTGGCGCTGTTTTCAATCGGTTTACAGCTAAAATTTGGCGGTTGGTTCAGTGAACTAAAACACATCAGTTTTGCTTTATTATACAAACTGATATTAGCGCCACTGGTTGTTTTGCTTCTGGCACTTGTTTTAGGTATGAATGGCATGATAACCAAAATAACCATTTTCGAAATGGCTATGCCAACGCTATTAACTGCAGGTGTGGTAGCCGATCAGTATAATCTTAACCCTAAGCTTTCTAATCTGGTTGTTGGGATCGGGATTTTATTGTCTTTTATGACCACGGGTTTATGGTGGCTGGTATTGACCTACTCGGGTTTAGTTTAA